From the Thermus brockianus genome, the window CCCGGATGGTGCCGGGGAGGGCGTCTTTGGGGTGGGTGGCCCCCATCATCTTGCGCACCTCGGCGATGGCGTTGGGCCCCTCCAGGACCATGGCCACCACCGGTCCTGAGGTGATGAAGCTCACCAAGTTGGGAAAGAAGGGTTTTTCCCGGTGCTCGGCGTAGTGCCTTTCGGCGAGCTCCTTTGAGATGCGCAGGGCCTTAAGCCCCACGATGCGGAAGCCCTTGCGCTCAAACCGGGCGAGGATCTCCCCCACCAGGCCGCGCCGGAAGCCGTCGGGTTTGACCATGACAAAGGTGCGCTCCATACCCCTAGGAGTCTAGCAGGTTTAGGGCCCTTTGAAGTAGCCCAG encodes:
- the ndk gene encoding nucleoside-diphosphate kinase, yielding MERTFVMVKPDGFRRGLVGEILARFERKGFRIVGLKALRISKELAERHYAEHREKPFFPNLVSFITSGPVVAMVLEGPNAIAEVRKMMGATHPKDALPGTIRGDYATTIDENVIHGSATPEDAEREIALFFRPEELL